In a single window of the Candidatus Binatia bacterium genome:
- a CDS encoding TIGR03618 family F420-dependent PPOX class oxidoreductase: MLRRLNPELTAVAFGLAAILAGSAVAEQKPAAAAHPTPPSMSKAEIDAFLARPLVARIATVRKNGTPQVVPMWFLWHDGVMYLSTRTWAAKVKHLRKNPHVAVVVDVMEAPLKNKVVTIDGSAEILTDGVKETTTKIYEKYMGAEASKTPQAQQSINTPRVLIKITPAKIQSMDTTHP, encoded by the coding sequence ATGCTGCGACGTCTCAATCCAGAACTCACGGCCGTTGCCTTCGGACTCGCTGCAATACTGGCAGGCAGCGCGGTTGCCGAACAGAAGCCAGCGGCAGCGGCACATCCAACACCGCCGTCGATGAGCAAGGCGGAGATCGACGCGTTCCTGGCACGGCCGCTGGTGGCTCGGATCGCGACGGTGCGCAAGAACGGCACACCGCAGGTCGTCCCAATGTGGTTCCTGTGGCACGACGGCGTCATGTACCTGAGCACGCGCACGTGGGCAGCGAAGGTGAAGCACTTGCGGAAGAATCCGCACGTCGCCGTCGTCGTCGACGTGATGGAGGCACCCCTGAAGAACAAGGTGGTCACGATCGACGGCAGCGCAGAGATCCTCACTGACGGCGTGAAGGAAACGACCACGAAGATTTACGAGAAGTACATGGGCGCGGAGGCCTCAAAAACTCCGCAAGCCCAGCAGAGCATCAATACCCCGCGCGTGCTGATCAAAATCACGCCGGCGAAGATCCAATCGATGGACACGACGCACCCGTAG
- a CDS encoding DNA-binding protein, whose product MKRPLLSIIVGIAAMASVTYATDTKQPAAQAPAPAAAPSHGHSGDSTVPGSNAGTSTTGKVVETMNAGTYTYVQVDDGSKKIWAAAPLFQVAVGDVVVVPEGAPMRNFESKTLGRTFDLVYFVEAIQVAGSHTGTVKDQVAKAHGTGTTTAPAVALDLSNIAKAAGGHTVAEVFANKTALAGKEVAVRGKVAKFTSSVMGKNWIHLKDGTGSAGSNDLTVTTGAEAAVGNTVLVRGKVSTDKDFGFGYKYDVLIEDAAVAVE is encoded by the coding sequence GTGAAACGCCCCTTACTTTCGATCATCGTCGGCATTGCAGCCATGGCGTCGGTCACCTACGCGACCGACACCAAGCAGCCAGCAGCCCAGGCACCTGCACCGGCAGCTGCCCCATCCCACGGCCACTCGGGCGACAGCACGGTCCCGGGGAGTAATGCCGGGACCAGCACTACCGGCAAAGTCGTGGAGACGATGAACGCCGGCACCTACACCTACGTACAGGTCGACGACGGCTCGAAGAAAATCTGGGCGGCCGCGCCACTGTTTCAGGTGGCCGTCGGGGATGTAGTCGTCGTGCCCGAGGGTGCGCCGATGCGGAACTTCGAGAGCAAGACGCTGGGTAGAACCTTCGACCTGGTGTATTTTGTCGAAGCAATCCAGGTGGCCGGCAGCCATACGGGAACGGTAAAGGATCAGGTCGCTAAGGCCCACGGCACGGGCACCACGACGGCCCCGGCCGTTGCGCTCGACCTCTCGAACATCGCCAAGGCCGCTGGTGGCCACACGGTGGCGGAGGTGTTCGCCAACAAGACGGCCCTGGCTGGCAAAGAGGTGGCGGTTCGCGGCAAGGTCGCCAAGTTCACCTCGAGCGTCATGGGAAAGAACTGGATTCACCTGAAGGACGGCACCGGCAGCGCCGGCAGCAACGACCTCACCGTGACGACGGGCGCGGAAGCCGCGGTTGGCAACACGGTGCTTGTGCGGGGGAAGGTGAGCACCGACAAGGACTTCGGCTTCGGTTACAAGTACGACGTTCTCATCGAGGACGCGGCCGTCGCGGTGGAGTGA
- a CDS encoding THUMP domain-containing protein has product MPQTLAFFATTAKGMEELLTAELQALGASAITTQRAGASFAGSLEVAYRVCLWSRVANRVLLPLATFAAATPQALYEGVRTIRWSDHLDARRTLAVDCATSRSSMAHSHYGALKTKDAIVDQLRAQSGARPSVDVAQPDVRVNVYLHEDRAVVSIDLSGDSLHRRGYRQRGTAAPLKENLAAAVLLLAEWPRLAAAGAPLIDPMCGSGTLPIEAALMAACIPPGRNRTHFGFLGWRGHEAAVWTRLCHEAEEQEIRDPKRLPLIHGYDASAAAVRAALANVEHAGLRGRVHIEKRAMEDCAPIAVRGHAEVPGVVVINPPYGERLGDRAQLGALYAALGDTLRRKFPGWTGYVLTGNPALGKRIGLRPARRHILYNGAIECRLLVFPISSQPVRQAEGPHWRQETK; this is encoded by the coding sequence ATGCCGCAGACACTCGCGTTCTTTGCCACCACCGCCAAAGGGATGGAGGAGCTGCTCACCGCTGAGCTGCAGGCGCTCGGAGCGTCGGCCATCACGACGCAGCGGGCGGGTGCGTCTTTTGCCGGCTCGCTCGAAGTCGCGTACCGCGTCTGCCTGTGGTCACGCGTTGCCAACCGCGTACTGTTGCCACTGGCGACGTTTGCGGCGGCGACGCCGCAGGCGCTCTACGAAGGGGTACGGACGATCCGCTGGTCGGATCACCTCGACGCGCGCCGCACGCTGGCCGTGGACTGCGCCACATCGCGTTCGTCGATGGCGCACTCGCACTACGGCGCCCTGAAGACCAAGGATGCCATCGTCGACCAACTGCGCGCGCAGTCTGGGGCGCGGCCTTCCGTGGATGTCGCGCAGCCGGATGTGCGGGTGAACGTGTATCTGCACGAGGACCGCGCCGTGGTCAGCATCGACCTCTCCGGCGACAGCTTGCACCGCCGTGGCTACCGGCAGCGCGGCACAGCCGCGCCGCTAAAGGAGAACCTCGCCGCCGCCGTGCTGTTGCTGGCCGAGTGGCCGCGGCTGGCGGCGGCCGGTGCGCCATTGATCGACCCGATGTGCGGTTCGGGTACGTTGCCCATCGAGGCGGCGCTGATGGCGGCGTGCATCCCGCCCGGGCGCAACCGGACCCATTTTGGATTTCTCGGCTGGCGCGGGCATGAGGCGGCGGTATGGACGCGCCTGTGCCACGAAGCCGAGGAGCAGGAGATCCGCGACCCCAAACGGCTGCCGCTGATCCACGGCTATGATGCGTCCGCCGCCGCGGTGCGGGCCGCCCTCGCCAATGTCGAGCACGCCGGTCTGCGTGGCCGGGTGCACATCGAGAAACGCGCCATGGAGGACTGCGCGCCGATAGCGGTACGCGGGCACGCCGAGGTGCCCGGAGTGGTGGTGATCAACCCGCCGTATGGCGAGCGCCTTGGAGACCGCGCGCAGCTCGGCGCGCTGTATGCGGCGCTCGGCGACACGCTGCGCCGCAAGTTTCCCGGCTGGACGGGCTACGTCCTCACCGGCAACCCCGCTCTCGGCAAACGCATCGGCCTGCGGCCCGCGCGTAGGCACATCCTGTACAATGGTGCGATCGAATGCCGCCTGCTGGTGTTTCCGATTTCATCGCAGCCGGTGCGCCAAGCTGAAGGCCCACACTGGCGGCAAGAAACCAAGTAG